A stretch of the Triplophysa dalaica isolate WHDGS20190420 chromosome 19, ASM1584641v1, whole genome shotgun sequence genome encodes the following:
- the ankhd1 gene encoding ankyrin repeat and KH domain-containing protein 1 isoform X3 — protein sequence MQDAVAGTAMLTDGFEDEIDSVTPRSPALGMGVGATPGAGLGGLGIGVGGKKVRLFGETGGPTTDRLDFKLTAAAVLSSGPGSGSDEDEVSEVESFILDQEDLDNPVLKTASELLLSSAADGADLRTVDPETQARLEALLEAAGIGKLSTADGKAFADPEVLRRLTSSVSCALDEAAAALTRMRAENTLNASQADNRSLAEACSDGDVNAVRKLLDEGRSVNEHTEEGESLLCLACSAGYYELAQVLLAMHANVEDRGIKGDITPLMAAASGGYVDIVKLLLVHGADVNAQSSTGNTALTYACAGGFLDVVNVLLKEGANIEDHNENGHTPLMEAASAGHVEVARVLLEYGAGINTHSNEFKESALTLACYKGHLDMVRFLLEAGADQEHKTDEMHTALMEACMDGHVEVARLLLDSGAQVNMPADSFESPLTLAACGGHVELAALLIERGANLEEVNDEGYTPLMEAAREGHEEMVALLLAQGANINAQTEETQETALTLACCGGFLEVADFLIKAGADIELGCSTPLMEAAQEGHLELVKYLLAAGANVHATTATGDTALTYACENGHTDVADVLLQTGADLEHESEGGRTPLMKAARAGHLCTVQFLISKGANVNRATANNDHTVVSLACAGGHLAVVELLLAHGADPTHRLKDGSTMLIEAAKGGHTNVVSYLLDYPNNILSVPAPDLSQLTPPSHDTSQAPRVPFQALAMVVPPQEPDRVPSTIPSPPPVTSKGASKQRLSSIQSTSVASGGLDADLLPPFHPYQPLECIVEETEGKLNELGQRISAIEKAQLQSLELIQGEPLTKDKIEELKKSREEQVQKKKKILKELQKVERQLQLKTQQQFTKEYMETKGHKEELGQAAGAEMPGTPLPLQATQLGSDVDNETDCSKDEHMPTSTNEEDDGEEEDEDVYEEDVDLPKLPQVDTILYREGTQPPPPPPPQNQGLQSQTSFVPIQPLATQQSTDFSNAEYSESSSPDLQRVLLGPQLTGLGPGLLAQAPDGLMVATPAQTLTDTLDDIMAGELPFAVNSRVPVVNTTTSPSPQPSAQMPINTVSPSSMLPLYPSVDIDAHTESNHDTALTLACAGGHEELVSVLIARGANIEHRDKKGFTPLILAATAGHVGVVEILLDKGGDIEAQSERTKDTPLSLACSGGRQEVVELLLLRGANKEHRNVSDYTPLSLAASGGYVNIIKILLNAGAEINSRTGSKLGISPLMLAAMNGHVPAVKLLLDMGSDINAQIETNRNTALTLACFQGRAEVVSLLLDRKANVEHRAKTGLTPLMEAASGGYAEVGRVLLDKGADVNAPPVPSSRDTALTIAADKGHYKFCELLISRGAHIDVRNKKGNTPLWLAANGGHFDVVQLLVQAGADVDAADNRKITPLMAAFRKGHVKVVQYLVKEVNQFPSDIECMRYIATIADKELLKKCHQCMETIVKAKDQQAAEANKNASILLEELDLEKSREESKKQALAAKREKRKEKRKKKKEEQKRKMAEEEAKVKEIYSELQDLKEDSSEELEVPIEPPSATTTTTIGISATSPTFTNAFGKKRANVPTTPNTSRKNKKNKTKDSPCEPIILQDPQVSLAQQKADKNKIHGEPRGGGAPGGTSDSDNLDSTDCNSESSNGSKSQELTDPPYSSSSSSFPLPVPAGSGHFQTPAEKRQGPSLHSYREEKVTVSISKPQHKSHEIQSDLTSSSLPSSFKTISLPVNSPNIKMNLTSPKRGQKREEGWKEVVRRSKKLSVPASVVSRIMGRGGCNITAIQDVTGAHIDVDKQKDKNGERMITIRGGTESTRHAVQLINALIQDPAKELEDLIPRNHIRPPGTNTKISSTYTTSTGATSTTAASSKGLPSVVPSSGVSFPSSSNSTSQQAGKLGKSMAPGVRPPFVSLPLAYAHPQLALLATMHHIRHPRLPMAQFGGTFPSSPNTWGPFPVRPVSPGSANSSPKHSGNSASRPAISGPAHPEHPSPPTSSALAATGSTTSPTSTAPTNTPTPSSVRKQLFSTEPKSGAGVPMATTGSTTASVQVAPSPISCIQTTPTTPPPPIALPTQHPSQPKSEPASLSTPAKEKPVTELALSSAGSASDGPSPSAPPHFTSSPSGPSMMPAQSESRQQLPSHFPSTTEHSSSSSSSQPGSSHHVTRLPLPTCSSTVTNTSSTLPHYTPAVPGVSPRMQPPTPFYPMPPGGLPDQQSVFVPPGASQEPPKQQQQQQSQSTLAQAGMPPQSHPMSTNMGMINGSQMHLHGGKAQLPHNFGPAALFSPFSIFNNNQMGNNQVWGACHLPTRTPSEQPYSAPNTAYIAGMGQMESGMPPPDGSKAPGYRCSSQRVVPSPIGMHPMDPTCNSMSSSAPLTNFTTSMSASPVFLQSPAPVGTHSFSRQHFSPHPWNSSTSCMKINCESPVPSASSGASSPLCTSTVTPAMTQSKPSSSNQQDRKVPPPIGTERLARIRQTGSINHTMLPNSYTPPVGQGGIWSFGVGSASETMSGWSQPLMGGPVMQMQEPSAFSQHQAMERDDTGIVAPSNTYHQPLPTNFMDFKGLPMYGGAMIPPHPQMGEAPGGHVYNGLHTSDPAWNPILKVVPNSGESSDPQQVWPGTWAPHVGNVHLNHVN from the exons GCATTGGTAAACTCTCCACTGCTGATGGCAAAGCCTTTGCAGATCCAGAGGTGCTGCGCCGCCTGACGTCGTCGGTGAGCTGCGCGCTAGACGAGGCCGCCGCCGCCCTCACCCGCATGAGGGCAGAAAACACACTCAACGCCAGTCAGGCCGACAA CCGTAGCCTGGCTGAGGCCTGCTCGGACGGCGACGTCAACGCCGTGCGGAAGCTGTTAGACGAGGGACGCAGCGTCAACGAACACACAGAGGAGGGTGAGAGCCTGCTGTGTCTGGCCTGCTCTGCTGGATACTATGAGCTCGCTCAG GTCTTGCTGGCCATGCACGCTAATGTGGAGGACAGAGGAATCAAGGGAGACATCACGCCACTCATGGCTGCTGCAAGCGGCGGTTACGTAGACATCGTCAAACTGCTCCTGGTGCACGGAGCAGACGTTAACGCACAGTCCTCAACAG GTAACACAGCGCTGACGTATGCATGTGCGGGAGGCTTCCTGGATGTTGTAAATGTGCTGCTGAAGGAGGGTGCCAACATTGAAGATCACAACGAGAACGGTCACACTCCTCTGATGGAGGCTGCCAGCGCAGGCCACGTGGAGGTCGCTCGCGTGCTCCTGGAGTACGGTGCTGGAATCAATACACACTCCAACGAGTTTAAAGAGAGCGCGCTCACACTCGCCTGCTATAAAG GGCACTTAGACATGGTCAGGTTTCTTTTAGAAGCGGGAGCCGACCAGGAGCACAAGACAGACGAGATGCACACCGCTCTTATGGAGGCCTGCATG gaTGGGCACGTAGAGGTGGCACGGCTACTGTTGGATAGTGGGGCGCAGGTAAACATGCCCGCTGACTCATTCGAGTCGCCACTGACGCTAGCTGCCTGCGGGGGCCACGTGGAGCTGGCAGCACTGCTGATCGAGAGGGGAGCCAACCTGGAGGAGGTGAATGATGAGGGCTACACTCCGCTGATGGAGGCTGCTCGGGAGGGTCATGAAGAGATGGTCGCACTGCTCTTGGCACAAG GTGCAAATATTAATGCGCAGACAGAGGAAACGCAGGAGACTGCACTGACTCTGGCGTGCTGCGGCGGCTTCCTTGAGGTTGCAGATTTTCTCATCAAAGCTGGGGCGGACATTGAGCTGGGTTGCTCTACCCCGCTCATGGAGGCTGCGCAGGAGGGGCATCTGGAGCTGGTCAAATACTTGTTGGCTGCAG gGGCTAACGTTCACGCCACTACAGCTACGGGGGACACAGCTCTTACATATGCTTGTGAGAACGGACACACCGATGTCGCTGATGTGCTGCTACAGACAGGAGCTGACCTG GAACATGAATCGGAAGGGGGCAGGACTCCACTGATGAAAGCAGCCAGAGCAGGCCACCTGTGTACTGTGCAGTTTCTCATAAGCAAAG GTGCTAATGTCAATAGAGCCACAGCCAACAATGATCACACAGTGGTCTCTCTGGCTTGTGCGGGAGGGCACCTGGCTGTCGTCGAGCTGCTTTTGGCCCATGGAGCAGACCCAACCCACAGACTGAAG GATGGCTCCACGATGCTGATTGAAGCTGCTAAAGGTGGTCACACTAATGTGGTGTCCTACCTGCTAGACTATCCAAACAACATTCTGTCAGTCCCTGCCCCAGACCTGTCCCAGCTCACACCACCCTCTCATGACACTTCTCAG GCCCCTCGAGTCCCATTCCAAGCATTGGCTATGGTGGTGCCACCCCAGGAGCCAGACAGAGTGCCCTCCACGATACCATCACCCCCACCCGTCACAAGCAAAG GTGCGTCAAAGCAGAGGCTGAGCTCCATTCAGAGCACCTCTGTGGCATCAGGTGGCTTAGACGCTGACCTGCTGCCGCCGTTTCATCCCTACCAGCCTCTGGAGTGCATCGTCGAGGAGACTGAGGGCAAGCTGAACGAGCTTGGCCAACGCATCAGCGCCATCGAAAAGGCCCAGCTGCAGTCGCTTGAGCTCATCCAGGGAGAGCCGCTCACCAAAGACAAGATCGAGGAGCTGAAGAAGAGTCGCGAGGAGCAGgtgcagaagaaaaagaagatcCTGAAGGAGCTGCAGAAGGTCGAGCGGCAGCTGCAGCTGAAGACGCAGCAACAGTTCACCAAAGAGTACATGGAGACCAAGGGGCACAAGGAAGAGCTAGGCCAGGCGGCAGGGGCGGAGATGCCCGGCACCCCCCTgcccctgcaggccacacagcTGGGCTCTGACGTTGACAACGAGACTGACTGCAGCAAGGACGAACACATGCCCACCTCCACCAATGAGGAAGACGATGGCGAGGAGGAAGACGAGGATGTGTATGAAGAGGACGTCGACTTACCCAAGCTGCCACAGGTGGATACTATTCTCTACAGAGAGGGGACGCAACCTCCGCCACCTCCACCTCCTCAGAACCAAGGCCTCCAGAGTCAAACAAGCTTCGTTCCCATCCAGCCTTTGGCCACGCAGCAGTCCACAGACTTCAGCAACGCGGAGTACTCGGAAAGCAGCAGCCCAGACCTGCAGAGGGTGTTGCTTGGCCCGCAGCTAACGGGGTTGGGACCGGGGCTTCTCGCACAGGCACCCGACGGACTCATGGTGGCCACGCCCGCACAGACGCTCACAGACACACTTGATGACATAATGGCTGGTGAGCTTCCTTTTG CTGTGAACAGCAGAGTGCCTGTGGTAAACACTACAACTTCACCCTCTCCTCAGCCCTCCGCACAGATGCCCATCAACACAGTCTCCCCATCCTCCATGCTCCCGCTGTACCCTTCCGTGGACATTGACGCACAT ACGGAGAGTAATCACGACACGGCGCTGACGCTGGCCTGTGCAGGTGGCCACGAAGAGCTCGTCTCAGTTCTCATTGCACGTGGGGCCAACATCGAGCACCGGGACAAGAAGG GGTTTACTCCCCTGATCCTGGCTGCCACAGCGGGTCACGTCGGCGTGGTGGAGATCCTTCTGGACAAAGGAGGGGACATCGAAGCTCAGTCTGAGAGAACCAAAGACACCCCTCTGTCCCTCGCCTGCTCGGGTGGCAGACAAGAG GTGGTGGAGCTATTGTTGCTCCGCGGGGCTAATAAGGAGCACCGTAATGTGTCTGACTACACCCCCCTCAGCCTGGCGGCCTCAGGGGGCTACGTCAACATCATCAAGATCCTCCTCAACGCCGGTGCCGAGATCAACTCCAG GACTGGCAGTAAGCTGGGCATTTCTCCACTCATGTTGGCAGCCATGAACGGCCATGTGCCTGCCGTGAAACTGTTGCTGGACATGGGATCAGACATCAACGCTCAGATAGAGACCAATCGCAACACAGCACTGACCTTGGCATGCTTTCAGGGACGAGCAGAGGTTGTCAGCCTGCTGCTGGACCGGAAGGCCAACGTGGAACATCGCGCCAAG ACGGGTCTCACTCCTCTCATGGAGGCTGCGTCTGGTGGTTATGCCGAAGTGGGCCGTGTGCTGTTAGATAAAGGGGCGGATGTCAATGCCCCTCCGGTTCCTTCCTCTCGTGACACCGCACTCACCATAGCTGCAGACAAGGGCCACTACAAGTTCTGTGAGCTTCTCATCAGCAG aggGGCTCACATTGATGTGCGGAATAAGAAGGGGAACACACCTTTGTGGCTGGCTGCTAACGGAGGCCACTTTGATGTAGTTCAGCTGTTGGTGCAGGCTGGAGCTGATGTTGACGCAGCCGACAATCGCAAGATCACCCCCCTCATGGCAGCGTTCCGCAAG ggtCATGTTAAAGTGGTGCAGTACCTAGTAAAGGAAGTCAACCAGTTCCCATCTGACATTGAGTGCATGAGATACATTGCAACCATTGCGGATAAG GAACTACTGAAGAAGTGTCATCAGTGCATGGAGACCATCGTCAAAGCCAAAGATCAGCAGGCCGCTGAGGCAAACAAGAACGCCAGCATTCTGCTAGAGGAGCTTGATCTGGAAAAG TCTCGTGAAGAAAGTAAGAAGCAGGCCTTGGCTGCAAAACGGGAGAAGAGAAAGGAGAAGCGCAAGAAAAAGAAGGAAGAGCAGAAGAGGAAGATGGCAGAAGAAGAGGCAAAAGTGAAAGAGATTTACTCTGAGCTGCAGGATCTGAAGGAGGACTCTTCTGAAG AGCTGGAGGTTCCAATTGAGCCCCCAAGCGCTACCACCACCACGACCATTGGAATCTCCGCCACTTCCCCAACCTTCACAAACGCGTTTGGCAAAAAGCGGGCGAACGTGCCCACCACGCCGAACACCAGTCGCAAGAACAAAAAGAATAAGACCAAGGATTCTCCCTGTGAGCCCATTATCCTCCAAGACCCGCAGGTGTCCCTGGCGCAGCAGAAAGCAGACAAAAACAAGATCCATGGCGAACCTAGAGGGGGCGGGGCACCTGGCGGCACCAGCGACTCCGATAACCTAGACAGCACTGACTGCAACAGTGAAAGCAGCAATGGCAGTAAGAGTCAAGAGCTCACCGACCCGCCCTAttcatcctcctcttcctccttcCCCCTCCCAGTCCCTGCAGGCTCTGGCCATTTCCAGACTCCAGCAGAGAAGAGACAGGGGCCATCGCTGCATAGCTATCGTGAGGAGAAGGTCACAGTGTCCATCTCCAAACCGCAGCACAA ATCTCATGAGATCCAAAGTGACTTGACTTCCAGTTCCTTGCCCTCATCGTTTAAGACCATTTCACTACCCGTCAACTCACCCAACATTAAAATGAACCTCACTAGCCCTAAGAGGGGCCAGAAAAGAGAAGAGGGATGGAAGGAGGTAGTTCGGAG ATCTAAGAAACTCTCAGTCCCTGCTTCGGTGGTGTCTCGGATAATGGGTCGGGGCGGCTGCAACATCACAGCCATCCAAGACGTAACAGGCGCACACATCGATGTGGACAAACAGAAGGACAAAAACGGAGAGAGAATGATCACTATCAG AGGAGGCACAGAGTCCACACGGCATGCTGTACAACTTATCAACGCGCTAATTCAGGATCCTGCCAAAGAGCTGGAGGACCTGATACCTCGTAACCACATTCGGCCACCTGGCACCAACACCAAAATCAGCTCCACCTACACAACCTCCACTGGGGCAACCAGCACTACAGCAGCTAGTTCAAAAGGCTTGCCATCTGTGGTGCCCTCCTCAGGTGTTTCGTTCCCATCCTCCTCCAACTCTACGTCTCAGCAGGCTGGCAAGTTGGGCAAAAGCATGGCACCGGGTGTCAGGCCTCCCTTCGTATCTTTGCCGCTCGCTTACGCTCATCCTCAGCTGGCCCTTCTAGCGACTATGCATCATATCCGTCACCCTCGTTTGCCTATGGCACAGTTCGGCGGCACTTTCCCGTCATCTCCCAACACATGGGGTCCATTTCCCGTGCGTCCTGTGAGCCCTGGTAGCGCTAACAGCTCCCCAAAACACAGTGGCAACTCTGCTTCGCGTCCTGCCATCTCTGGTCCGGCCCACCCTGAGCACCCCTCTCCTCCTACATCCAGTGCCCTGGCTGCCACTGGCTCCACCACTTCTCCCACGAGTACTGCACCTACCAACACCCCCACGCCTTCCTCAGTCAGGAAGCAGCTCTTCTCCACAGAGCCAAAGTCTGGGGCTGGAGTGCCCATGGCCACGACTGGCAGCACCACTGCATCTGTGCAAGTTGCTCCGTCTCCCATCAGCTGCATTCAAACCACCCCAACGACTCCGCCGCCGCCCATTGCTCTGCCCACACAGCATCCTTCCCAACCCAAGTCAGAGCCGGCTAGCCTCAGCACCCCTGCTAAAGAGAAGCCCGTCACAGAGCTTGCTCTCTCCAGTGCGGGATCTGCATCTGACGGCCCCAGCCCCTCAGCTCCCCCGCACTTCACGTCCTCTCCGTCAGGCCCATCGATGATGCCTGCACAGTCAGAGAGCCGACAACAGCTTCCGTCACACTTTCCCTCCACCACAGAACACagttcttcatcatcttcatctcaGCCAGGCTCATCTCACCACGTCACACGCCTGCCTCTTCCCACCTGCAGCAGCACGGTCACTAACACCAGCAGCACCTTACCTCATTACACCCCTGCCGTGCCTGGTGTGTCCCCGCGCATGCAGCCACCGACACCCTTCTACCCCATGCCTCCAGGGGGTCTGCCGGATCAGCAGTCTGTGTTTGTGCCACCAGGAGCTTCGCAGGAGCCTCCCaaacagcagcaacaacaacagtCTCAGTCTACCCTGGCCCAGGCAGGCATGCCTCCTCAGTCTCATCCAATGTCCACCAACATGGGCATGATCAATGGCTCTCAAATGCACCTGCATGGCGGAAAAGCGCAATTGCCACACAACTTTGGACCTGCAGCTCTTTTCAGTCCCTTCAGCATCTTCAACAACAACCAGATGGGTAACAATCAGGTTTGGGGGGCCTGTCATCTGCCGACACGTACCCCATCTGAGCAGCCCTACAGTGCCCCAAATACCGCTTACATAGCTGGAATGGGGCAAATGGAAAGTGGGATGCCTCCTCCGGATGGCTCAAAAGCTCCCGGGTATCGTTGCTCCTCACAAAGAGTGGTCCCAAGCCCCATTG GAATGCATCCGATGGACCCCACATGCAATTCCATGTCCTCGTCTGCTCCACTCACCAACTTTACCACAAGCATGTCTGCCAGCCCTGTCTTTCTGCAGAGTCCGGCTCCTGTGGGTACACACTCCTTCAGCCGCCAGCACTTCTCTCCCCATCCCTGGAATTCCTCCACTTCatgtatgaaaataaatt GTGAATCTCCAGTGCCCTCTGCGTCTTCCGGGGCATCTTCACCTCTTTGCACATCTACAGTGACTCCTGCTATGACACAGTCAAAACCAAGTAGCTCCAACCAGCAGGATCGGAAAGTGCCCCCGCCGATCGGAACAGAGCGTCTGGCCCGTATCCGGCAAACCGGCTCCATCAACCACACCATGCTGCCAAACAGCTACACCCCACCAGTGGGACAGGGTGGCATTTGGTCTTTTGGTGTGGGCAGTGCCTCAG AGACGATGTCAGGCTGGTCTCAGCCCCTGATGGGAGGGCCGGTGATGCAGATGCAGGAGCCTTCAGCCTTCTCTCAACACCAGGCTATGGAACGGGATGACACTGGGATTGTCGCTCCTTCTAACACTTACCACCAACCTCTACCTACCAACTTTATGGACTTTAAG GGCCTGCCGATGTACGGTGGTgctatgattccacctcacccTCAGATGGGGGAGGCTCCTGGTGGCCATGTATACAACGGTCTTCACACCTCTGACCCTGCCTGGAATCCCATCCTGAAGGTTGTTCCCAACTCTGGTGAGAGTTCAGACCCACAACAG GTATGGCCTGGTACTTGGGCCCCACATGTGGGAAATGTGCATCTGAACCATGTCAACTAA